A region from the Bacteroidales bacterium genome encodes:
- a CDS encoding iron-sulfur cluster-binding protein, whose protein sequence is MSEIYHKFMKDAAKKAFDKDHRKKIQFNMSRYDAAVANGKLQYDNLELAKQRAAHLKNKVIIDLPKYLLDFESNFQSRGGKVIWAVDADEAVKEIIKILKKHNATHVVKSKTMVTEEIELNEHLSKQGIESLETDLGEYIVQLAGEHPYHIVTPAMHMSKEDVAALFHDKFDLDPNSSPQEITAFVRQKLRDKFYNAEVGITGANFLLADTGSVCLTENEGNGMMSISFPKVHIVVAGIEKLIPRMADLDLFWPLLATHGTGQKITVYNSIISGPRQEDETDGPEEMYVVLLDNYRTEILGKKNQRRALGCIRCGACLNACPIYRNIGGHAYGTTYSGPIGAVITPWLKGMKDYKHLSFASSLCGSCTEVCPVKINLHELLLYNRSDSVKDGYTRRIDRIIFKGYKTAMLHRNLLDMTSGKTKNKLMKRFLAKAWGERRALPEMAEKSFKQLWEERREGKIEKK, encoded by the coding sequence ATGAGTGAAATCTACCATAAATTCATGAAGGATGCTGCAAAAAAGGCATTTGATAAGGATCACAGGAAAAAGATCCAGTTCAATATGTCGAGATATGATGCAGCAGTAGCGAATGGAAAATTGCAATATGACAACCTTGAATTGGCAAAACAGAGGGCTGCTCATCTTAAAAACAAGGTAATCATTGATTTACCAAAATATCTTCTTGACTTTGAATCAAATTTCCAGTCAAGGGGAGGTAAGGTGATCTGGGCTGTTGATGCTGATGAGGCAGTTAAGGAGATCATAAAGATTCTTAAGAAACATAATGCGACTCATGTAGTGAAGTCGAAAACCATGGTTACGGAAGAAATCGAGCTTAATGAGCATCTTTCGAAGCAGGGTATTGAATCTCTTGAAACGGATCTTGGAGAATACATTGTTCAGCTTGCCGGGGAGCATCCTTATCATATTGTTACTCCGGCAATGCATATGTCGAAGGAGGATGTTGCCGCTTTATTTCACGATAAATTTGATCTGGACCCCAATAGCAGTCCACAGGAGATCACGGCATTTGTCAGGCAAAAGCTCCGTGACAAATTCTATAATGCTGAGGTAGGAATAACCGGAGCCAATTTCCTGTTGGCTGACACAGGTTCTGTTTGTCTTACAGAAAATGAAGGCAATGGAATGATGAGTATATCTTTCCCTAAGGTGCATATTGTAGTTGCAGGGATTGAAAAGCTGATTCCAAGGATGGCAGACCTGGATTTATTCTGGCCATTACTTGCCACCCATGGTACCGGTCAGAAAATTACAGTTTACAATTCTATTATTTCTGGGCCTAGGCAGGAAGATGAAACTGATGGTCCTGAAGAGATGTATGTAGTCCTCCTTGATAATTACCGAACAGAAATCCTGGGAAAGAAGAACCAGCGTCGGGCATTGGGCTGTATCCGTTGCGGAGCCTGCCTCAATGCTTGTCCCATTTACCGGAATATCGGAGGACATGCTTATGGAACTACTTATAGTGGCCCCATAGGCGCTGTTATTACTCCCTGGTTAAAAGGAATGAAGGATTATAAACACCTGAGTTTTGCCTCTTCACTTTGTGGATCCTGTACTGAAGTATGCCCTGTAAAAATCAATTTGCATGAGCTTTTGCTTTATAATCGCAGTGATTCGGTCAAAGATGGCTATACCCGGAGAATTGACAGGATTATTTTCAAAGGATATAAAACGGCTATGTTGCATCGGAATTTACTGGATATGACCAGTGGAAAAACCAAGAACAAACTAATGAAGCGATTTTTAGCCAAAGCCTGGGGAGAAAGAAGAGCATTACCTGAAATGGCAGAAAAGAGTTTCAAGCAATTATGGGAAGAACGCCGTGAAGGCAAGATTGAGAAAAAATAA
- the rpiB gene encoding ribose 5-phosphate isomerase B translates to MFEKSKTLALGCDHAGYDLKEYLKIKLAENGYSIRDFGTYSLDSMDYPDVAHPVASSVDQGQYSAAILICGSGNGMCITANKYNGVRAALCWNSELARLARAHNDANLLCLPSRFISMEEAFNACMMFLTADFEGGRHLGRVNKIAGLL, encoded by the coding sequence ATGTTTGAAAAATCGAAAACACTTGCTCTGGGTTGTGACCATGCTGGATATGATCTCAAGGAATACTTGAAGATCAAACTTGCTGAAAATGGATATTCAATCAGGGATTTTGGGACATATAGTCTTGATAGCATGGATTATCCGGATGTAGCACATCCGGTAGCATCATCAGTTGATCAGGGGCAATATAGTGCAGCTATCCTAATTTGTGGAAGCGGAAATGGAATGTGTATCACAGCCAATAAGTATAATGGAGTCCGTGCTGCTTTATGCTGGAATTCGGAACTGGCCCGTTTAGCCCGGGCTCATAATGATGCTAACCTACTATGCTTACCTTCAAGGTTTATCAGTATGGAAGAGGCTTTTAATGCATGCATGATGTTTCTCACTGCTGATTTTGAAGGTGGACGGCATTTGGGCAGAGTCAATAAAATAGCGGGTCTTCTTTAA
- the nadA gene encoding quinolinate synthase NadA: MTASDLEKKIQEIKVRKNAVILAHYYQVPEIQDIADYIGDSLQLSQQAAATNADIIVFAGVHFMAETAKILSPSKKVLLPDLEAGCSLASSAPADKFEEFVKAHADHKVISYINCSAEVKALSDVIVTSSNAMKIVNSFPLDQKLIFAPDKNLGAYINGQTGRNMLLWEGACEVHETISTERIIKLKMENPDAILIAHPECKAPVLILADFVGSTAAMLKFTQTSSARKFIVATETGIIHQMQKLSPDKEFLVVPADETCSCNDCPYMKLNTMEKLYLCMEHEKPEILLSDALIEKARKPIMRMLELSK; this comes from the coding sequence ATGACTGCTTCAGATTTAGAAAAAAAAATACAGGAAATCAAAGTTAGGAAAAACGCAGTAATCCTTGCTCACTATTACCAGGTACCCGAAATACAGGATATCGCAGATTATATTGGCGATAGTTTGCAATTATCACAACAGGCTGCTGCTACCAATGCTGATATAATTGTTTTTGCAGGTGTTCATTTTATGGCTGAAACTGCAAAAATACTCTCCCCTTCCAAAAAAGTATTACTTCCAGATCTGGAAGCAGGCTGTTCACTGGCAAGCAGCGCTCCTGCCGATAAATTTGAAGAGTTTGTGAAAGCACATGCTGATCATAAGGTCATTTCCTATATCAATTGCTCAGCCGAAGTGAAAGCTTTATCTGATGTAATTGTTACATCCAGCAATGCTATGAAAATTGTGAATTCATTCCCTCTAGATCAGAAGTTGATCTTCGCTCCTGATAAAAATCTTGGCGCTTATATCAATGGCCAGACAGGTAGAAATATGTTGCTGTGGGAAGGTGCCTGTGAAGTTCATGAAACTATTTCAACTGAAAGAATCATTAAACTGAAAATGGAAAACCCGGATGCAATACTGATTGCTCATCCCGAATGTAAAGCCCCGGTCCTCATTCTTGCCGACTTCGTTGGTTCTACAGCCGCCATGCTTAAATTTACCCAAACCAGTTCAGCCCGTAAATTCATCGTTGCTACAGAAACAGGGATTATTCATCAAATGCAAAAATTATCACCTGATAAGGAATTCCTTGTAGTACCTGCAGATGAAACCTGTTCTTGCAACGATTGTCCATATATGAAACTTAATACGATGGAGAAACTGTATCTTTGTATGGAACATGAAAAACCTGAAATCTTACTTTCTGATGCATTAATAGAGAAAGCCAGAAAGCCAATTATGAGAATGCTTGAACTTTCAAAGTAA
- a CDS encoding toxin-antitoxin system YwqK family antitoxin, translated as MPELVFSQIQQDSVLKDGYIVFYYPGGQKSSEGFMRSGKPDGYWKTYYESGNIKSEGNRRNFELDSTWKFYDDSAQLKVTIDYRNGRKNGLKTTYNPDEIIEENYVDDTRQGNTNYLYPDGKLRMYIPFIDGLEEGISKEFAKDGTVITYVEYKKGFMVSRERINRKDRNGWKQGRWKFFYENGLVKLDGVYKDDKKNGYFKEYDEKGLLLTVKKFINDNEEKEAPELTSLAVKTDYYPSGKIKTVASYNGEVPEGVRREYSEEGKITSAYIFRKGNMIGEGIVDEEGNRHGPWKEFYEDGTLRSVGTYDQGIRIGDWKFYYSNGKLEQQGKYSKKGKFDGQWTWYFEDGSIQREQSFIAGLEDGEYLEYNETGKLMVKGQYVEGLEEGEWVFDFGQYKETGAYRSGMRYGNWKSYYPDGVLRFEGEFIDDNMNGKVAWYWPNGKIRETGNYLNGSRQGDWTFLNEDGTPSIVIGYQNDAEKRYDGIVIKPSFEE; from the coding sequence ATGCCCGAATTGGTTTTTTCTCAAATTCAGCAGGACAGCGTTTTGAAAGATGGATATATTGTTTTCTATTATCCGGGTGGACAAAAATCGAGTGAGGGGTTTATGCGGTCCGGTAAACCTGACGGCTATTGGAAAACATATTATGAATCAGGAAATATTAAATCAGAAGGTAACCGTAGAAATTTTGAATTGGATAGTACCTGGAAGTTCTATGATGATTCCGCTCAACTTAAAGTCACAATAGATTATAGAAACGGACGTAAAAATGGTTTGAAAACCACTTATAATCCTGATGAAATTATAGAAGAAAATTATGTGGACGACACCAGGCAGGGAAATACAAATTATCTCTATCCTGACGGAAAATTACGAATGTATATTCCATTCATCGATGGCCTCGAAGAAGGTATTTCAAAGGAATTTGCAAAAGATGGCACTGTTATTACCTATGTAGAATATAAAAAAGGCTTCATGGTGAGCCGTGAACGGATTAACCGAAAGGACCGTAACGGATGGAAGCAGGGAAGATGGAAATTTTTCTATGAAAATGGATTGGTGAAGTTGGATGGTGTGTATAAGGATGATAAGAAAAACGGCTACTTCAAGGAGTATGATGAAAAAGGATTGCTGCTGACTGTTAAGAAATTTATTAATGACAACGAGGAAAAAGAGGCCCCTGAACTGACAAGCCTTGCAGTGAAAACAGATTATTACCCGTCAGGAAAAATTAAAACTGTAGCCAGTTATAATGGAGAAGTCCCTGAAGGCGTGAGAAGGGAATACAGTGAAGAAGGAAAAATTACTTCTGCATATATATTTCGTAAAGGAAATATGATCGGAGAAGGAATCGTGGATGAAGAAGGCAACCGCCATGGTCCCTGGAAAGAATTCTATGAAGATGGAACCCTTCGTTCTGTAGGAACTTATGATCAGGGTATCAGAATTGGAGACTGGAAGTTTTATTATTCAAACGGAAAACTGGAACAACAGGGAAAGTATAGTAAAAAAGGAAAATTCGACGGTCAATGGACCTGGTACTTCGAGGATGGTTCCATTCAAAGAGAGCAGTCTTTTATTGCAGGCCTGGAAGATGGAGAATACCTGGAATATAATGAAACCGGCAAACTGATGGTTAAAGGTCAATATGTTGAAGGCCTGGAAGAAGGGGAATGGGTGTTTGATTTTGGCCAGTATAAGGAAACCGGAGCCTACAGGAGTGGAATGCGATATGGAAACTGGAAATCCTATTACCCTGATGGAGTTTTACGTTTCGAAGGTGAATTTATTGATGATAATATGAACGGTAAAGTAGCCTGGTACTGGCCTAACGGAAAAATTAGGGAAACTGGAAATTACCTTAATGGCAGTCGGCAAGGTGACTGGACTTTCCTGAATGAAGATGGAACTCCCTCAATAGTTATTGGATATCAGAACGATGCTGAAAAGAGGTATGACGGCATTGTGATTAAACCTTCTTTCGAAGAGTAA
- a CDS encoding T9SS type A sorting domain-containing protein — MYPNPCTASFRIKSQFPLDGDRYQLTISDMCGKVLADYPLTIQDQLFQMDGPIEAKGIYLVSVLNKQGMIIESRILISR; from the coding sequence GTGTATCCTAATCCTTGCACAGCATCTTTCAGGATTAAAAGTCAGTTTCCTCTAGACGGCGATAGATACCAGCTGACGATTTCAGATATGTGCGGAAAGGTCCTGGCAGACTATCCTTTGACAATCCAGGATCAGTTGTTTCAAATGGATGGCCCCATTGAAGCAAAGGGTATTTACCTTGTTTCAGTGCTGAATAAGCAAGGAATGATAATAGAATCAAGGATTCTGATTTCAAGATAA
- a CDS encoding prenyltransferase — MINTSMWAKALKVIPQITKEEWNGLDIISRWLIASRAAVFIMTALAGAIGGLLAYRNGNFSWHLFALSVLGIILAHATNNLLNDYVDHAKGVDKNNYFRSQYGPQPLEHGLLSKSKFMGYIIVTGLIATLIGVYLILVTGTTALLLFVVGALFLLFYTWPLKYYGLGEPSVILVWGPLMVGGTYFVVSGGQWDNWVVLVSLVYALGPTTVLFGKHTDKLKEDKAKGIYTLPVILGQKLARYSTIVLWFLQYIFVAALVFSGKLGIPMLLVVFAIPMLISTIRIYVKPRPLAKPEGPEGEGWPLYLVSHAFIYNRRFGLLFLLGLILDVTFFKLGILQIF; from the coding sequence ATGATAAATACATCCATGTGGGCAAAGGCTCTTAAAGTCATCCCACAAATTACCAAAGAAGAATGGAATGGCCTCGACATTATTTCAAGATGGCTGATCGCCAGTCGTGCTGCCGTTTTCATTATGACTGCCCTCGCCGGTGCCATTGGCGGGCTTCTTGCCTATCGCAACGGGAACTTCTCATGGCATTTATTTGCCCTGTCAGTTCTCGGAATAATTCTGGCCCATGCTACCAATAACCTGCTAAATGACTATGTTGACCATGCAAAGGGGGTGGATAAGAATAATTATTTCCGCTCACAGTATGGCCCACAACCCCTGGAACACGGACTTCTTTCTAAATCCAAATTCATGGGTTATATCATTGTAACCGGACTCATTGCTACACTTATCGGTGTTTACCTCATCCTTGTCACCGGGACTACTGCACTCCTGCTTTTTGTAGTTGGTGCGTTATTCTTATTGTTCTATACCTGGCCCCTTAAATATTATGGCCTGGGGGAACCTTCAGTAATCCTGGTTTGGGGGCCTCTTATGGTAGGAGGCACTTATTTTGTCGTATCGGGTGGACAATGGGATAACTGGGTAGTACTGGTAAGTCTGGTGTATGCCCTGGGACCCACCACTGTCCTTTTTGGAAAACATACCGATAAACTCAAAGAAGATAAAGCAAAGGGTATTTATACACTTCCTGTAATTTTGGGTCAGAAGTTGGCCAGGTATAGCACTATTGTATTGTGGTTTTTACAATACATATTTGTAGCCGCCCTGGTATTTTCCGGAAAATTGGGCATCCCCATGCTTTTGGTTGTGTTTGCAATCCCCATGCTCATTTCAACGATCAGGATATATGTAAAACCTCGTCCTCTAGCTAAACCGGAAGGACCGGAAGGAGAAGGCTGGCCTCTTTACCTGGTATCTCATGCATTTATTTACAACCGCAGATTTGGTTTGCTTTTCCTTTTAGGACTAATTCTGGATGTAACTTTCTTTAAGTTGGGAATCTTGCAGATATTCTAA
- a CDS encoding zinc-ribbon domain-containing protein: MKFCPQCGNNLSQGDRFCAQCGYSIPAEEVHHEISNPEIPETNTSGITESEPVTPALDVHNPEENKKKKFPAFLRISIILLLLGIVVMIGYNLISYQPLEENSSIDSTLMIDESTSGDTVAAALQDNTGTDSVSEAIEITEVKKEKEKPIQPAIKSNKTINAGKNKPVQNQKKESDKEQQNTPKAQEQIVKPAPIEGKEKKIVYSSINKEFPKYKNPKNPARFSVTQKMIITRIITDHYNDNQGTSSAGTITISSKNGTVLGVYKATGKNGSNGTTNGKWIIEPKIVLEPGTYFIQDSDPATWSKSLMGIAFVEVQGYEL; this comes from the coding sequence ATGAAATTTTGCCCTCAATGTGGAAATAATTTGTCTCAGGGTGATCGTTTCTGCGCTCAATGTGGCTATTCCATTCCGGCTGAAGAAGTCCATCATGAAATATCAAACCCTGAAATACCGGAAACTAATACTTCCGGTATAACTGAATCGGAACCGGTAACCCCAGCACTTGATGTCCACAACCCTGAAGAAAACAAGAAAAAGAAATTTCCTGCATTTCTGAGGATTTCTATCATCCTGCTACTCCTGGGAATAGTTGTGATGATTGGATACAACCTTATTTCCTATCAACCTTTGGAAGAGAACAGCTCCATTGATTCCACGCTTATGATAGATGAAAGTACTTCAGGGGACACAGTTGCAGCAGCTTTGCAGGATAATACCGGCACTGATAGTGTTTCTGAAGCTATTGAAATTACGGAAGTCAAAAAAGAGAAAGAAAAGCCCATTCAACCTGCTATTAAATCAAACAAAACCATAAATGCGGGGAAGAACAAACCCGTTCAGAATCAAAAGAAAGAAAGCGATAAAGAACAGCAGAATACCCCGAAAGCCCAGGAACAGATAGTAAAACCTGCTCCAATTGAAGGAAAAGAGAAGAAGATCGTTTATTCGTCGATTAATAAGGAGTTTCCAAAATACAAGAATCCCAAAAACCCTGCCCGTTTTTCTGTGACTCAAAAAATGATTATCACCAGAATCATTACGGATCATTACAATGATAACCAGGGTACCTCATCAGCGGGTACCATTACCATCAGTTCAAAAAACGGGACTGTTTTAGGTGTTTACAAGGCCACAGGCAAAAATGGAAGCAATGGAACTACAAATGGCAAATGGATTATTGAACCAAAAATTGTACTAGAGCCAGGAACCTATTTTATACAGGATTCAGATCCGGCAACCTGGTCAAAAAGTTTGATGGGAATTGCTTTTGTGGAAGTGCAGGGATATGAACTTTAA
- a CDS encoding YIP1 family protein, whose translation MKSCTRCGAELIEGANFCSSCGFNVVQFEIVSPLPKVSDQATNEVFGEKSEDPIDETPGNFTEPATAGKSLLNRVKGIMLKPKDEWYIIDKEPADKKKLLLGYVLILACIPAIAYVVLYGVIGITSWGVTSRSLETGIVKAMVQLLGALTGVYCYAWVIDRLAPSFESETNPGKSFQLASYSITPVWILGIFNLVNFLSSIVFFLGVFYSIYILKQGIPVLKNTPEDKVTGYLVISIISYVIIYFALNLILGGIFKLIF comes from the coding sequence ATGAAATCATGTACTCGTTGTGGAGCAGAACTCATAGAAGGAGCAAACTTTTGTTCTTCATGTGGTTTCAATGTCGTACAATTTGAGATCGTTTCCCCTCTGCCTAAAGTTTCAGATCAGGCAACAAATGAAGTATTCGGGGAAAAATCAGAAGATCCAATAGATGAAACACCCGGGAATTTTACCGAACCGGCAACTGCCGGCAAGAGTTTGCTGAACAGGGTTAAAGGAATTATGTTAAAACCAAAGGATGAATGGTATATCATTGATAAAGAGCCTGCAGATAAAAAGAAATTACTTTTAGGCTATGTTTTGATTTTAGCCTGCATCCCGGCTATAGCCTATGTGGTTCTGTATGGAGTGATCGGTATAACCTCCTGGGGGGTCACCAGCAGGAGTTTAGAGACCGGGATAGTAAAAGCTATGGTTCAGTTATTAGGTGCTCTTACAGGGGTTTATTGCTATGCCTGGGTGATAGACCGGCTTGCTCCCAGTTTCGAATCAGAAACAAATCCGGGAAAATCATTTCAGTTGGCTTCCTATTCCATCACCCCGGTATGGATACTAGGAATTTTCAACCTGGTAAATTTCCTCTCTTCCATAGTCTTTTTCCTCGGAGTCTTTTACTCTATTTATATACTAAAGCAGGGAATTCCCGTTTTAAAGAATACTCCTGAAGATAAAGTAACCGGGTACCTGGTGATTTCCATCATCAGTTATGTGATCATCTATTTCGCTTTAAATCTTATCCTGGGAGGCATCTTTAAACTGATCTTTTAA
- a CDS encoding DUF2752 domain-containing protein: MYPISRTYKWPLIALILFILILIYYSLDPADYNFFPKCPFYWITGYKCPGCGSQRAVHHLLNLDFKHAFLSNPLLVTAIPYILLGFAFDYTRLRERYPRLRKILFGKIAIISMFVIVIAYWILRNLPIFHQ; encoded by the coding sequence ATGTACCCAATCTCCAGGACATATAAATGGCCATTGATTGCATTGATATTGTTTATCCTGATCCTGATTTATTATTCACTGGATCCGGCTGACTATAACTTTTTTCCGAAGTGTCCCTTTTATTGGATTACTGGTTATAAATGCCCGGGTTGCGGGTCGCAACGAGCGGTGCATCATTTACTGAACCTCGACTTTAAGCATGCATTTTTATCAAATCCTTTACTGGTAACTGCAATTCCGTATATCCTCCTGGGATTTGCCTTTGACTACACCCGGTTAAGAGAACGATACCCACGGCTCAGAAAAATCCTTTTTGGAAAAATTGCCATTATTTCAATGTTTGTGATTGTAATAGCCTACTGGATACTCAGAAACTTACCCATATTTCATCAATAA
- a CDS encoding CD225/dispanin family protein, with protein sequence MEYYYTDGVTNFGPYTLDQLKEKNLSPSTRIWYSGLSGWTAASELPELTGLFSAMNAENATPPPAPAISSRTYGTIPGGVPKSWFIEAILVTLFCCQPFGVVAIVYAALVESAISAGNLTEANRVSKLAAKWVKIGFICGLVFFVLFAIFYGLILATALKNVPNLQDI encoded by the coding sequence ATGGAATACTATTATACTGATGGTGTAACAAATTTTGGTCCTTATACCCTGGACCAGTTAAAGGAGAAAAACCTGTCGCCTTCTACCCGGATATGGTATAGTGGATTGAGTGGTTGGACAGCTGCTTCAGAATTACCTGAATTAACAGGTCTGTTTTCTGCAATGAATGCGGAGAATGCTACTCCACCCCCTGCCCCTGCAATTTCATCACGAACTTACGGTACTATACCGGGAGGTGTTCCTAAATCCTGGTTCATTGAAGCCATACTTGTTACACTTTTTTGTTGCCAACCCTTTGGTGTTGTAGCGATAGTATATGCAGCGCTGGTTGAATCGGCTATTTCTGCCGGTAATTTAACCGAGGCAAACAGAGTCTCCAAACTTGCCGCAAAATGGGTTAAGATCGGTTTTATCTGCGGACTGGTATTTTTCGTACTCTTTGCTATTTTTTATGGACTCATCCTTGCTACAGCATTAAAAAATGTACCCAATCTCCAGGACATATAA
- the rnr gene encoding ribonuclease R, with amino-acid sequence MVFNFFTERPTSLFNYRQTASQLGITDKREKEQIRRALEELSTQGSLIESNRGKYKLNPQLIAAVTKANTIAGVVDMKSSGKAYVITPDLPEDVFISAGNTHHALNGDKVKVHLFPKRKDRKPEGMIVEITERAKKQFVGIVHVSQRFAFLVPDSASIPVDIYIPLNSLKGAKHGQKVVAKITEWPEQATNPIGEIIHVLGEPGENNVEMNSILAEFDFPLQFPKAAETEASKIRNEVSEAEAKKRRDFRNVWTCTIDPVDAKDFDDALSLKKLPDGNWEVGVHIADVSHFVRPGSAIDKEAFERGTSIYLVDRTIPMLPEQLSNLVCSLRPGEDKLCFSAVFKLNEKAEILDEWYGKTVINSNRRYAYEEVQVMIEGAEGEFKDELMVLHKLSSRLREDRFRKGAIAFKSQEVKFKLDEKGKPLGVMIKEQKEANWLIEDFMLLANRKVAQRIGDKKGEGEAKTFVYRIHDEPNPDKLANFSEFLKKLGYKFLTTSRKSISTSFNQLFERIIGKGEENMIESIAIRTMMRAEYSTHNIGHYGLAFNFYTHFTSPIRRYPDLMVHRLLQHYLEGKPSVNKEEYEGYCVHSSEMERKAMEAERASTKYKQAEYMLDKIGQEFDGLISGVSKWGIYVELVESKCEGMIPLRNMNDDFYYLDDENYRIIGQRSGKVYRLGDSIRIKVKKIDLQKKQMDFEQVRDLVAKKKW; translated from the coding sequence ATGGTTTTCAACTTTTTTACAGAGCGTCCAACCTCTTTATTTAATTATCGTCAGACCGCTTCCCAACTGGGAATCACTGATAAGAGGGAGAAAGAACAGATCCGAAGAGCGCTTGAAGAACTCTCCACCCAGGGATCGCTGATTGAATCGAACAGGGGGAAATATAAATTAAACCCCCAGTTGATTGCAGCGGTTACAAAGGCCAATACTATTGCCGGAGTAGTAGACATGAAATCTTCCGGTAAAGCTTATGTGATAACACCCGATCTTCCTGAAGATGTATTTATTTCAGCAGGGAATACTCATCATGCCTTGAATGGAGATAAAGTTAAGGTTCATCTTTTCCCAAAGCGGAAAGACCGGAAACCGGAAGGTATGATTGTTGAAATCACAGAACGGGCCAAAAAACAGTTTGTTGGTATCGTTCATGTATCCCAGCGTTTTGCATTCCTGGTTCCTGATAGTGCAAGCATTCCTGTGGATATTTATATACCGCTCAATAGTCTGAAAGGGGCCAAACATGGGCAGAAAGTAGTTGCGAAAATAACTGAATGGCCCGAGCAAGCAACCAATCCAATTGGAGAGATCATTCATGTATTGGGAGAACCAGGGGAAAATAATGTGGAGATGAATTCGATCCTTGCAGAATTCGATTTCCCTCTTCAATTCCCTAAAGCAGCTGAAACAGAAGCATCAAAGATCAGGAATGAGGTATCTGAAGCAGAAGCAAAGAAAAGGCGTGATTTCAGAAATGTCTGGACCTGTACCATCGACCCGGTAGATGCCAAAGACTTTGATGATGCCCTTTCACTTAAGAAATTACCGGATGGCAATTGGGAGGTCGGTGTACATATTGCTGATGTTTCTCATTTCGTGCGTCCCGGCTCTGCTATTGATAAAGAGGCTTTTGAAAGGGGAACCTCAATATACCTGGTCGACAGGACCATTCCTATGTTACCTGAACAATTGTCGAACCTGGTTTGCTCCTTACGCCCCGGCGAGGATAAATTATGTTTTTCGGCCGTTTTTAAACTGAATGAAAAAGCTGAAATCCTGGATGAGTGGTATGGTAAAACTGTTATCAACTCCAACAGGCGGTATGCTTATGAAGAGGTTCAGGTGATGATTGAGGGTGCGGAAGGTGAATTCAAGGATGAGTTGATGGTACTGCATAAATTGTCGTCCAGGTTAAGGGAAGATCGCTTCAGGAAAGGAGCCATAGCTTTTAAATCGCAGGAGGTGAAATTTAAGCTCGATGAGAAGGGAAAACCCCTGGGAGTAATGATCAAGGAACAAAAAGAAGCTAACTGGCTGATCGAAGATTTCATGCTCCTGGCAAACCGGAAGGTAGCACAGCGAATTGGTGATAAGAAAGGGGAGGGGGAAGCAAAAACTTTTGTCTATCGTATTCATGATGAACCCAATCCCGACAAACTGGCTAATTTTTCAGAGTTCCTGAAGAAGTTAGGATATAAATTCCTAACCACCAGCCGAAAGAGTATCTCTACTTCATTTAATCAGCTTTTTGAGAGGATCATCGGAAAAGGGGAGGAGAATATGATTGAGTCTATCGCTATCCGGACCATGATGAGGGCTGAATATTCAACCCATAATATTGGACATTATGGATTAGCCTTTAATTTTTATACCCATTTTACTTCCCCTATCAGGCGATATCCTGACCTTATGGTTCATCGCTTGCTCCAGCATTACCTGGAAGGAAAACCCAGTGTAAATAAGGAAGAATACGAAGGTTATTGTGTTCACTCTTCGGAGATGGAGAGAAAGGCAATGGAGGCAGAAAGGGCCAGTACTAAATATAAACAAGCAGAGTATATGCTTGATAAAATAGGGCAGGAGTTCGATGGACTGATTTCAGGAGTAAGTAAATGGGGCATTTATGTGGAATTGGTAGAGAGTAAATGTGAAGGAATGATCCCGTTAAGAAATATGAATGATGATTTCTATTACCTTGATGATGAAAATTACAGGATCATTGGTCAGCGTTCCGGAAAGGTATACAGGCTGGGAGATTCAATCAGAATCAAAGTAAAGAAGATTGATTTGCAGAAAAAACAAATGGATTTCGAGCAAGTCAGGGATTTGGTTGCCAAAAAGAAGTGGTAA